In Saprospiraceae bacterium, the sequence CGCGGGCAGCCAGGGAAGATATATTGACGATGCAGCCACCTGGATTGATTTTTCCGGAAAAACCAAGTGTGACTAAAAATAAAGATCTAAAATTGACATCCATGACCGAATTGTAAAACGCTTCGTCCTGTTCCTTGAGTTTTTTTCTGGCTATCAAACCACCCGCATTATTGACTAGCACATCTATTTTTCTGGCACCTTGCCCGGTGGCGAGATCAACCAATTTTTGCACTTCATTCGATTTGGTCAGGTCAGCTTTACACAATATGGCTTTACCTCCGAGATCCTCTATTTCAGTAAGAGTATGCTGGGCATCTTTATCAGAATTAAAATAATTAATAATGACCAGAGCCCCTTCCACGGAAAATTTTGTCGCAATGGCTTTCCCTATATCCCGGGCACCTCCTGTGACTACGATCACTTTGTCTTTAAAGTTTTGACTCATGATATCGGTATTATCTCCACAAAATATTACTTACCCGCCACAAATTGAATATTTTATTAATTCTCTAAATTCTAAAAGCGCTTCATCTATCTGTCCCTCCACGCGTGTGAAGGTTAAAATCCAATTCTTCTAACACTCATTCCTCCTTATCTTGCAACTTTAATCCAAGCTACTGGTGCAGAAAATTTTATTTGTATTCATTTTGTTTTCTATGGGTTGCCTTCAACATCAATCCCAAGATCAAAAGAAAGCTGCTACTTTATTTTCATTACTTCCTTCTTCTCAAACTGGCATCACTTTCTCCAATGACCTTACTTATAGTGAAGAATTTAATCCCTATACCTATCGAAACTTTTACAACGGAGGCGGCGTAGGACTCGGAGACATCAATAATGATGGTCTTCTAGACATATTTTTTTGCGGCAATCAAGTCAATAGCAGACTGTATCTCAACAAAGGAAATTTTGTTTTCGAAGATATCACGGAGCATGCAGGGGTCGCCTGTGCGGGTGTATGGGCTGCGGGTGTGGCTTTTGTGGATATAAATGGAGATGGATGGCAAGATCTCTATGTATGCAAATCCGGTAAACCGGGTGGTGCTAACCGTCACAATGAATTATTTATCAATCAAAGGGATCTGACTTTCAAAGAAGCCTCCGAAGCATATGGCCTTGACAATACCGGGCTATCCAGTCATGCTGCCTTCTTTGATTATGATCGCGATGGTGACCTGGACTGTTACCTGCTCAATAACTCGATCCGTACAGTAGGAGCCTATGATCTTCGCAAGGATCAACGCAAGATTAGGGACACACTCGGTGGAAACAAGTTATTACGTAACGACCAGGGTCATTTTGTAGATGTGAGCGAGGAGGCAGGGATCTTCTCCAGTGCTATTGGCTTTGGACTGGGTGTCAGTGTCGGTGATCTCAACGGCGATACCTGGCCTGATCTGTATGTGAGCAATGATTTTTTCGAGCGGGATTATCTATACCTCAATCAACATGACGGCACCTTTAAAGAGGAGATTGAATCAGACATGCCTGAGATCAGCCTCAATAGTATGGGAGCAGATATGGCTGATATCAACAATGATGGATTGCCCGAAGTATTTGTCACCGATATGCTGCCTGAGACGGATGCGCGATATAAAACTAAAACCACTTTTGAAAACTGGGAAAAATACCAACGCAACGTGCTCAATGGATATCATCATCAGTTCATTCGTAATGTACTGCAGCTCAACCGGGGCAATATGAGATTTAGTGAAATCAGTCGCTATGCCGGAGTGTATGCCACGGATTGGAGTTGGGGTGCCTTGATTTTTGACATGGACATGGACGGTCGTAAAGATATCTTTGTAGCCAATGGCATTTACAAAGACCTGACAGACCAGGACTATCTCAATCTCTATAATGACCCTGAGACGATCCTTGGGCTGATGAAGACAGAGAGCAATGTAATTAAAAAACTGATAGACGCGATCCCTTCAGAGAAATTGGCCAATTATGCTTTTCATCAGGATAGCTGCCTGACTTTTTCCAATCTTGCCCAGGAATGGGGATTGGCCACACCTTCTTTTTCTAATGGATCTGCCTATGGTGATCTCGACAATGATGGGGATCTGGACCTGGTCATAAATAATACCGGCATGCCCTGTTTTGTCTATCGAAATAACGCCATTGAAAAGCAACTGGGCCATTTCTTAAAATTCGAATTAAAGGGGCTCCAGGCAAATACTAAAGCCATTGGCACCCAAATCACTTTATATGTTGATGGCAGAAAGCTATACCAGGAAGTAGAACCAATGAGAGGATTTGAATCCTGCGTAGACCCACGACCCCTGTTTGGACTGGGCCTGATCGAGAACATCGACTCCATAAAAATAGTATGGCCTGATGGGATGACGCAATGGTTAGGGCCTACTGCTGTCAACCAAACCATTATACTGGATCAAAAAGATGAGCCCAACGGGATGGTCCATCAGATGACCACTGCGATCCAGGAGGAGTTGGAGAACATAACAATAAAAGGACTTCAGTTTATACACACGGAAAATGTGTTTAATGATTTTGAAAGAGACCGCTTGTTGTTCAATATGATATCCACCGAAGGTCCTGGCATCGCTGTCGGAGATGTCAATGGTGATCATCTGGACGATATATATGCTGGTAATGCCATGAATGGAACAGGTGTCCTCTTTATACAACAATACAATGGTAGTTTTATACAAAAACGCGTAGCCGATTTTGAAGCGGATGCCGGCTCAGAAGATACTGATGCAGCTTTTTTTGATGCAGACGGTGACCTGGATCTTGATCTGTATGTATGCAGTGGTGGCAACGAAGTGCCCAGGGGATCGAGTCTGCTCGCAGATAGGTTATACATCAATACCGATAGTAAAGGCACGTTCAAAAAATCTCCTCAGATACTGCCCACTTTTAATTTTGAGAGCTCCGCTTGTGTCAAGCCTGCGGACATAGACCACGACGGGGATATCGATCTTTTCGTAGGAATCCGATTGGTACCATTCAATTATGGCATTCCTTGCAATGGGTACATTTTAATCAATGACGGTAAAGGTTTGTTTACGAAACTGGAAGTACCTGCTCTTGATAGACTGGGTATGATCACCGATGCAGGCTGGGCTGACATAGACAATGATAAAGACCTGGATCTCATCATCACCGGAGAGTGGATGCCCATATCCATATTTCAAAATGAGCGAAATCATTTTGAAAATGTGACGGGCCGATGGGGATTAGACTCTACTCAAGGTCTGTGGCAATGTGTACAGATCACCGATATAGACGCAGATGGCGATCAGGATATCTTAGCAGGCAATTGGGGGCTCAATAGCAGAATAAAATCTAGCCCTGCAAAGCCTGTCATCCTGTATATCAATGATTTTGATCAAAACGGCACTGCGGAGCAAATACTGACTACTTTCAATGGAGATGGATCCTATCCGCTCACCTTGAGACAAGACCTTATCATACAATTGCCTTATTTAAAAAAGAAGTATCTCAAATTTGAAAGTTATCGAAATCAGCATATAGAAGATATTTTTTCAGCAGATCAATTAAAAGGCTGCACCAAATTAGTATGTAAAACCACAGCTACCACCCTGTTTAAAAATCTAGGAGATAAGATGGTGCCTATCCAATTGCCTTTTGAAAGTCAGTTATCTCCTGTGTTTGATATTTTGCCCATAGATATCGATGAGGACGGCATGAAAGACATCTTATTGGGAGGAAATTTTAGTAGCGTCAAACCTGAACTTGGCTCGTATATGTCCAACGGTCTGACTTTGCTAAAACAAAACAAACAACATGAATTCATGACAACCAATCATCATGTAAGGGTACCGGAAGCCAGGGGAATAAGGTCTATCACTATTGGTAAAAAACCTTATGTAATCATCGCTAATAATAATGGCCCTATGCAGTTACTTGCGATTAAATCGAATTGAAAAACTTAATTAAAAGGTCTAAGCCCTCTGTATACCTTTTATAGGATGCTAGCCATCACAGCATGCATCTAAACCGATGCTTATTTTAGGCCCCACCATTCCCCTGTGGAATCCCTATCTTTGCATTCCTAAATCAGACCTGACCGTGATTCGAATATTATATATCGCATTCATTTCCATAGCTTTATTTACTTCCTGCAAATCTGACTACCAGCGAATGCTTCAGCATGAGATGGCTACCGGGATTCGACATGATAGTTTGTTTTTAGGCCTCAAGCTAGGTATGACCCGGAAGGATTTTTATACCATCTGTTGGGATCTGAACAAATCCGGCCAAATGACCCAAGGCAATAATAATGTAAGTGCAAGGTATTTCCTCAATGAAGGACTCAAGGCACCTGCCTACCTCGATTTTTACCCTACATTCAATGATGATACGATCAGCGAAATGCCTGCTTTATTTGTCTACAAGGACTGGGCCCCCTGGAATAAATCTTTATCTGCTGATTCTCTTTTAATCGATGTCCATCAATTAGTAGACAAATGGTATGGGCCTGGGTTCATCGAAATAAAAAACAAAGAAAAAGGCAATTTATGGGTCAAAGTGGATGGAAATCGAAGGATCCGATACTTTACAGAATTACCCAATAAAGTCAGGATGATCATCACGGACATGACCAATCCTCCAAAACCCATCCAATAACCTATGCGAACTTTGATCCTGGTCATTGGCAGCGTCTTTTTTATTCTTTCCTGTAAAAAAGCAATCAAATCACCGGAGGCAAAGACCTTGTTTAGACAAGTTCCTGCTAACGTTTCAGGGATAGATTTTGCCAATAATCTACATTACGATCGCAACTTTAATATTTATCGTTATCGGAATTTTTACAATGGGGGTGGTGTCGCGATAGGTGATATTAATAATGATAGTCTACCTGATATTTATTTTACCGGCAATATGGTAAAAAATAAATTATACCTCAACAAAGGCAATTTTGAATTTGAAGACATAACCCTTAAAGCAGGGGTGGCCGGCTCTAAAGCCTGGTCTACCGGTGTCTCTATGGCAGATGTCAATGGTGACGGCTGGCTTGATATCTATGTCTGTAACTCTGGTGATATCAAAGGAGATAACAAAGAAAACGAACTTTTTATCAATCAACAGGACGGTACCTTCAAGGAGATGGCAGCGTCCTACGGTCTCAATGATCGAGGGTACTCTACTCATGCTGCTTTTTTTGATTATGACAAAGACGGTGACCTGGATATGTATCTATTGAATAATTCGTATAAGGCTATTGGCAGTTTTAATCTTCGACAAGATGTACGCGAGATCAGAGATACCCTGGGTGGAGACAAACTTTTTCGCAATGATGCCAATATAGGAATGGATCATTTTACTGATGTGAGTCAGGAAGCTGGCATCTATGGCAGTCTCATCGGCTTTGGCCTGGGAGTCACCGTAGGTGATATCAATATGGATGGCTGGCAGGATATCTATGTGAGCAATGATTTTTTCGAAAGGGACTATCTCTATCTCAATCAGCACGATGGTACTTTCAAAGAAGACCTGACGAACGAAATGCAATGTACCAGTGCGGCCTCCATGGGTGCTGATATGGCGGACATTAACAATGATGGACTGCCGGATATCTTCGTCACCGACATGCTGCCTTCCAGTGAAAAAAGACTCAAGACCAAGACTACATTTGAAGATTGGAACAAGTATCAGTACAATGTACGTAATGGGTATTTCCACCAGTTCATCCGTAATATGCTCCATCTCAATCGTGGTTCCAATACATTTTCGGATATCGGTC encodes:
- a CDS encoding VCBS repeat-containing protein, giving the protein MQKILFVFILFSMGCLQHQSQDQKKAATLFSLLPSSQTGITFSNDLTYSEEFNPYTYRNFYNGGGVGLGDINNDGLLDIFFCGNQVNSRLYLNKGNFVFEDITEHAGVACAGVWAAGVAFVDINGDGWQDLYVCKSGKPGGANRHNELFINQRDLTFKEASEAYGLDNTGLSSHAAFFDYDRDGDLDCYLLNNSIRTVGAYDLRKDQRKIRDTLGGNKLLRNDQGHFVDVSEEAGIFSSAIGFGLGVSVGDLNGDTWPDLYVSNDFFERDYLYLNQHDGTFKEEIESDMPEISLNSMGADMADINNDGLPEVFVTDMLPETDARYKTKTTFENWEKYQRNVLNGYHHQFIRNVLQLNRGNMRFSEISRYAGVYATDWSWGALIFDMDMDGRKDIFVANGIYKDLTDQDYLNLYNDPETILGLMKTESNVIKKLIDAIPSEKLANYAFHQDSCLTFSNLAQEWGLATPSFSNGSAYGDLDNDGDLDLVINNTGMPCFVYRNNAIEKQLGHFLKFELKGLQANTKAIGTQITLYVDGRKLYQEVEPMRGFESCVDPRPLFGLGLIENIDSIKIVWPDGMTQWLGPTAVNQTIILDQKDEPNGMVHQMTTAIQEELENITIKGLQFIHTENVFNDFERDRLLFNMISTEGPGIAVGDVNGDHLDDIYAGNAMNGTGVLFIQQYNGSFIQKRVADFEADAGSEDTDAAFFDADGDLDLDLYVCSGGNEVPRGSSLLADRLYINTDSKGTFKKSPQILPTFNFESSACVKPADIDHDGDIDLFVGIRLVPFNYGIPCNGYILINDGKGLFTKLEVPALDRLGMITDAGWADIDNDKDLDLIITGEWMPISIFQNERNHFENVTGRWGLDSTQGLWQCVQITDIDADGDQDILAGNWGLNSRIKSSPAKPVILYINDFDQNGTAEQILTTFNGDGSYPLTLRQDLIIQLPYLKKKYLKFESYRNQHIEDIFSADQLKGCTKLVCKTTATTLFKNLGDKMVPIQLPFESQLSPVFDILPIDIDEDGMKDILLGGNFSSVKPELGSYMSNGLTLLKQNKQHEFMTTNHHVRVPEARGIRSITIGKKPYVIIANNNGPMQLLAIKSN
- a CDS encoding glucose 1-dehydrogenase translates to MSQNFKDKVIVVTGGARDIGKAIATKFSVEGALVIINYFNSDKDAQHTLTEIEDLGGKAILCKADLTKSNEVQKLVDLATGQGARKIDVLVNNAGGLIARKKLKEQDEAFYNSVMDVNFRSLFLVTLGFSGKINPGGCIVNISSLAARDGGGGGSSLYAASKGAVTTYTKSLAKELGPEGIRVNAICPGLIDTTFHDTFTPDEIRRKVVESTPLRREGTSEDIAHLVAFLASDEAAFITGGNYDINGGIGFS